The DNA region GCGGCCAGATAGATAACGAGGTTCATCCCGAGGTCCTTCCAGACCGCCGCGATCGTGAGGATCCATGTCCAATATTGGGGCGATGCATACCAGTTGACCGGATCAACGTGGAAGAACGCCAGGATCCGGTTCAGGATGCCGTAGTCCGTCGACAGCAGGCTGTAAATAATGTAGCTGACAATGACCCAGGACAAGAAATGCGGGAACAAAATCGTGGACTGCGTCACCCTGGAGAACCAGCGGCTGCGAAGCTCGTTGAATAGGATAGCCAGCGCCATAGCGGCAATGGTGCCGACGATAATGAACAAGAAGTTGAGCTTCAGGGTGTTGAAGGTGACTTCCCATGCCCGGGGCGACGAGAAGAAGAACTTGAAATTGTCAAAGCCGACCCAGTCCGAGTTGAAGAGCCCGGTCTTGAAGTTGAATTTCTGAAACGCGATAAGCATGTACGGGAGCGTGAAATAGCCGAAGACCAGCGTATAGATGGCGGCCGGTACGATG from Paenibacillus ihbetae includes:
- a CDS encoding ABC transporter permease encodes the protein MKKSRSGFLREIRSNGSAYLLIVPAAIYTLVFGYFTLPYMLIAFQKFNFKTGLFNSDWVGFDNFKFFFSSPRAWEVTFNTLKLNFLFIIVGTIAAMALAILFNELRSRWFSRVTQSTILFPHFLSWVIVSYIIYSLLSTDYGILNRILAFFHVDPVNWYASPQYWTWILTIAAVWKDLGMNLVIYLAAITGIDDSYYEAGRIDGATRWQLIRHITIPLMLPTVSILTLLALGKIMYGSFDMIYAIVKDNGLLYPTVDVIDTYVFRSLRTIGNPAQAMAVGLYQSVVGFILVWGSNKIVKKVNPDHALF